From Scomber scombrus chromosome 9, fScoSco1.1, whole genome shotgun sequence, one genomic window encodes:
- the adra2db gene encoding alpha-2Db adrenergic receptor, translating to MDLTQLNLLIENVSNDENTTDAPFALPHTEAATALIILVVTVIISVTIVGNVLVIVAVLTSRALRAPQNLFLVSLASADILVATLVIPFSLANEVMGYWYFGSTWCAFYLALDVLFCTSSIVHLCAISLDRYWSVTKAVSYNLKRTPKRIKSMIAVVWVISAVISFPPLLMTKHDERECLLNDETWYILSSCLVSFFAPGLIMILVYCKIYKVAKQRSSTVFVAKNGLERQPSQSETCFVRKDRFEMESPSSQSSGSHQQRQGELDDIDLEESCCPSDTKPRNHRFTKRRKVEGSDCCTPQNCRLSWASARALQFYPEQKNPAARQQLAAANKTKVAQMREKRFTFVLAVVMGVFVLCWFPFFFTYSLHAICRDSCYIPSALFNLFFWIGYCNSSVNPIIYTIFNRDFRKAFKKIICTTSKRT from the coding sequence ATGGATTTAACCCAGTTAAATCTGTTGATAGAAAATGTTTCCAACGATGAGAACACCACAGACGCACCGTTTGCTCTACCACACACGGAGGCAGCCACTGCGCTCATTATCCTGGTGGTTACTGTGATCATTTCAGTAACTATTGTCGGAAATGTGTTGGTTATTGTGGCAGTGCTGACCAGCCGGGCTCTCCGTGCGCCACAGAACCTTTTCTTAGTCTCACTGGCCTCAGCAGACATCCTGGTAGCCACGCTGGTCATCCCCTTCTCCCTCGCCAATGAGGTAATGGGATACTGGTACTTTGGCAGTACTTGGTGCGCCTTCTACCTGGCGCTGGACGTGTTGTTCTGTACCTCATCCATCGTGCACCTGTGCGCCATCAGCCTGGACCGCTACTGGTCAGTGACAAAGGCGGTGAGCTACAACCTGAAGCGGACACCTAAGCGCATCAAGTCCATGATCGCTGTGGTGTGGGTAATATCTGCTGTtatctccttccctcctcttctcatGACCAAACACGACGAACGGGAGTGCCTGCTGAACGACGAGACCTGGTacatcctctcctcctgtctggTGTCCTTCTTTGCTCCGGGTCTCATCATGATTCTGGTTTATTGTAAGATCTATAAGGTCGCCAAACAGCGCTCCTCCACCGTGTTTGTGGCCAAAAACGGCCTGGAGAGGCAGCCGTCCCAGTCAGAGACCTGTTTCGTCAGAAAGGACCGGTTCGAGATGGAGAGCCCCAGCAGCCAGAGCTCTGGCAGCCACCAGCAGAGGCAAGGGGAGCTGGATGACATTGACCTAGAGGAGAGCTGCTGTCCGTCGGATACTAAACCCCGCAACCATCGCTTCACCAAGCGGAGAAAGGTAGAGGGGTCCGACTGCTGCACTCCTCAGAACTGCCGTCTCTCCTGGGCTTCGGCTAGGGCGTTACAGTTCTACCCGGAACAGAAGAACCCAGCTGCGCGACAGCAGCTGGCCGCGGCCAACAAGACCAAAGTGGCCCAGATGCGGGAGAAACGCTTCACCTTCGTGCTGGCGGTAGTGatgggtgtgtttgtgctttgttgGTTCCCCTTCTTCTTCACATACAGCCTGCATGCTATCTGCAGAGACAGCTGCTACATCCCTAGCGCACTTTTCAACCTCTTCTTTTGGATTGGCTACTGCAACAGTTCAGTGAACCCCATTATATACACTATTTTCAACAGGGATTTCAGGAAAGCCTTCAAGAAAATTATTTGTACAACTTCTAAACGCACTtga